Genomic segment of Fusobacterium sp. SYSU M8D902:
TAGGTCCTCCACCCAGATAATCTTTTACAATAGGAGTCTTATTTCCTATAAAATCAAAAATTACACCAATGACAATCATTAATGGTAAAGCCCCTAACATTCCTGTTGGTAATTTTCCCATTGCAGTACAAGTTATAACAACTAGACAGATTGGAATAAAATATTTCATTTCAATTCCAGCTAATTTAAATTTTGTGCTCATTACAATCATCTCCTTAATTTTCATTTAAATAGCCCAATACTGATATACTACATTCATTTCCAATTGTCAAGAGTGTATTTATATTATTTTTACTCTTGTTCCTCTCTCACCAAAAATTGCCTTCTCAACCTGTAGTTTCTTATCAATTCTAACTTTCAAATCCTCTAAGTGAGTGATTATTCCAATATTTATATTTTCCTCTCTTCTAATACTCTCAATAGCCTCCATAATCTTGTCTAGAAGATTGCTATCTAAGCTTCCAAATCCTTCATCTAAGAAGAAAAACTCCAATGGCACCTTCCCTTTTAATTGTAACTGCTTAGAAAGAGCTAAAGCTAAACATAGTGATACTATGAAGATCTCTCCACCAGATAGAGTTCCAACCCTTCTCTTTACTCCCTCATTGAATACATCTATTACATAGAAGTCACACTCATCATCTGTATATAACTTATATCTACCATTTGTAATTTTATTCACATAATAAGAGGCATTCTCCATAACTCCTCTTAATTTTCTAGTTGTTAAGTAGTTTACAAAACCACCACTACTAAATTTACTTAATAAATCCTCTGCAATAGCCAACTCTTTTCTAAGTTCTTTCAACTCTTTTCCCTTCTCTTTTGAAAGAGCCAATTGTTTTTTCATCTCATCAATATCCATATTTAATCTCTGTAGATCCTCAATTAGCTGAACTATCTCCTCTTTTATTCCCTCTTTAACTACTTGTATCTCTTCCCATTTTTCTATAGAAAACTCTTTTCCAGCTATATTTTCCTCTGATTTTTTCAATAGAATAGTAACTTTTTGATATCTATCTTCATAACTATTGATATCCTGTGTATATGAAGTCTCTTCAATCTCATTGATACAGTTATCCTCTATCTCCTCAATTGTTATAAAGTTATATTTACCCATCAACTCATCTATCTGTTTTTTTAATTTCTCAATCACTCCATCTAAACTCTTAACTTCTACCTCACATCTATTAATTCCCATTCTATTCTCATCTATTGATTTTTTACTCTCCTGTAGCTCACTCTCTCCTCTTTGGATAGAAGCTCTCAATCTCTTCATCTCTAAATCATAAGCTTCAATCTTTTTATAATTTTCTCTTAAAATCTCTCTTCTAGAATTTAAACTCTCTATATCTTGATTTAGAAACTCCTCACCATACTTTTCTATCTCAGAGTTTAATCTATCTATCTCCCCTTCCAATTCTAAATATGCTCTCTCTTGCTTCTCATTTTTTTCCACCAATCTTTCTAGTTCTAGCTCTATATTTTTAACACTCTCTGATAACCCTTTTACTAGATACTCTAACTCTTTTTTAGCTGAACTTAATCTCTCTAGCCTTTTCTCCTCTTCTTCCAAACTCTTTTGAAATCTATCTCTGTCTGTCATCAACTCTTTTAAAATATCTTCATCTATCAATCTATCCTCATAATATACTTTTAATCTCTCAATATTTCTCTCTAAGCTCTCTATCTCTCCATTTTTTTTACCAATAGTTACAGTGTTGTTGACTTTTTTATCCTCTAAATTTTTTAGTTCTTTTTTTATGATTTCAATATCTTCACTCTCTTTATGCTCCAACTTCATATGATGTATAGATCCACAAACAGGACAAGGCTCTCCCTCTTTCAGATCTTTGGCTAGTTCATATGCAAGATTCTCTCTTTTTTTACTCTCTAACTCCTCAACTGCTCTTTCTAGCTCTATTTTCTCCTGATGTAAACTCTCTAACTCCTCTTTTAACTTACCTATTCTTACTAAATTTAACTCTCTCTCCTGTTTTTTCTCTTGATAACTTTCAAAAACTCTTTGATACCCTTCGATTTTTACCCTATATTCGTCTATACTCTCTCTATCTATCTCTGGAAAAGCAAGTGACTCTCTACTTTTTGTCTCTAGCTCCTCTCTCTTAGCTTGAAGTTCAATATTTTTCCTATCTCTAATCTCTTTTAACTCCTCAACTTCAATTGCTATTCTCTTTAAATACCCCTCTTTAGATTTTACTATCTCTTTATTTTTTAATACCTCATTTATTTTTTCCTCTTCATCTCTGCTATAATCAACTTTTTCCCTCTTATCTTGAATCTCAATATTCTTCTCTCTCTCTTTTTCAATCTCTTTGTTCAAATTGTCAATATTTGAAAGTAGAGCCTCCTCTTTCAATCTCAATTGAGTTAAACTTTCAATTACTCTTTTCTTCTCTTCTTCCTTTTCTTCAAATTCAACAATAACCTTTTTTACCTCATTAGCATTTCTACCACAAAGTAATTTGGCTTTTTTGTACTCTATATCATCTCTTTCACCGTCTAGTTGCTCTTTCTCTTTAGAGTAAAAACTAAACTCTTCAAAATCTTTTTTCAAAGAGTTTAATTCAACAAACCTCTTTTCAATCTCCTTCTCTTCTTCAACTTTTCTCTCTTTTATAGATAATCTCTCATCTCTTAGAGTTTCCAACTCTTGAATCTTTTCAATGCTTACCTCTAAAAAGCTCTCCATCTCTTGAGATAACTCTTTATCCTTAGCTTTTAACCCCTTTACCCTCTCTCTGATTCTATCTTGTAATCTCTGTCCATATCTTTCCATAGCAAAGATTTTCTCAAGCATTATTCTCTTATCTTTTCCTTTAAGTTTGACAAACTCACTAAATTTTCCTTGAGGTAAAACAACAGTTCTCAAAAAATCCCCTATTGATAAACCAAACTCCTCCTCTATCTGACTTTTGATCTTAGTTGATGAGTCAGCTATTATCTCCCCATTCTTTATTAATAATTGTTCTTTTGTTTTTAACTCATCTTGACCCTTACTCTTTCCTAGAGCATACTTTCTCTTTATCTCATAAGTATCCTCTCCCAAAGCAAATTTAAAATATATCTCAAGCTTTTTAGATGAGGTATTCAAAAAATTCTTTAGACCATTTTTTTCATTAGCAAGTTCCGAAGCTCTAGGAATATCTCCATAGATAGCCAATATCATAGCATCTAAAATAGTAGATTTTCCACTACCTGTCTCTCCAAATATTCCAAACAGTCCATTTTCACATAGCTTTTCAAAATCTATAACCTGTTTCTCCTTATAGCTTTGTAATCCCTCTATCTCTAATAAAATTGGTCTCATTCTACTCCTCCCCACCTAACAATTCCATAAATAGATCTATTGTCTCTTCACTTGGCTCTATTCCATCAAATTTTTTGTAATACTCTATGAAACTATCTTTAATATTGATTTCACCATTTTCAAAATAATTTACTTCTTGGTTCTCTTCACTATTTTGGTATGCAATACTTAGTTCAACTATATTTTTATTCTTTTTAATCTCCCTAATCTCTGCTCCAGATAGATACCTATCAGTTTCAACTTTTAAATATACCCATTCTTCTACCTTCATAAGCTCTTTAGATAGGTTTATAGCCTCTTCTACACCTATCACCTCATATCTCTTTATAGGCTTATAATTTTCTAGCTCTATCTCCCTTATATCTGTTTGTAGCTCCCCTTTTAATTCTGCTATTATCACTTTTTTCTTATATCTATTCTCTGTAACTCTATACTCTATCGGTGATCCTGAATAACAAGCTCTCTTCTTACTATATTTTACTGGCTTGTGTATATGCCCAAGTGCTATATAATCAACATCAGGTAGATCATTTAAGTCTACTCCCTTACTTCCACCTAATTCGACTCCTCTCTCATCTCCATCACCAATACTTCCCATAATGAATAGATGAGCCATTACAACTTTTGGAATATTCTCCAATTGAGAAACTCCATATTTCAATACCCTTCCTATCTTTTTAGTATAAGGTAAATCCTCATCACTCTCTTCAAATAAATTTCTATACTCATCATTTAATATAGCTTCACTCATATATGGTAACGAATAAATATATACTCTCTCTCCACCTATATTTAATAACGCCCCTCCTTGAGTGGCTCTCTCTATCTCAAACTCCCCATATTTTCCTAACTCTTTCTCTTCAAAAGGTTTTTCATATATTATTATTCCAAACTCTTTAGCTAAATTCTTTGAGGCTACCAATCTCTCTGCACTATCGTGGTTACCTGGAATTATAACTATGGCTCTCTTACCAAAATTTGATATTTTTTTCATTGCATCAAAAAATAGTTTCTCTGCCTCTGAACTTGGTGCTGGTGTATCAAATATATCCCCAGCTATTAATATTAACTGCGGATTCTCTTCATTTACTATTTTTTCAAGTGTATCTACAAATTTTTTCTGTTCCTCTATTCTTTTTGATCCTTCCAATCTCTTTCCTAAATGCCAATCTGAAGTGTGTAATATCTTCATTTCACTCCCCCTTAATTTGTAATTTACTCAACCCTATCATAACACATATATCAATTTCTTTCAAATAACAAAACTTCATCTAAAATAATAGTTTATTATAAAAAGTGCTGTTGAAAACCAATGAATAAAAATCATCAGCTTACAACAGCTTATTTTTGAAAATAATTTCTTACATTTTTAAATTGTGTAACTCATCCAATAGAGTTTCTCTAATTTTGATATATCTTTCTCCCACTAATCTATCAAAATATTTATTTAAACTCTCATTTTCGCCTCTTTCTAAATTTATTGGAATACAATGACTTATTCTACAAATCTCTTTAACCTGGGATATATATTCTGATATTTTTAGATTAGATATATCTCTATTAGCTTTTTTGGATATTTTTGTTTTATTTAATACACTATTAAGAATATGGCTCTTATCATTTCTTACTTTAGATGAAAGTTCACCTAATTTCTTATCTCCACCTAAAGGAACCAAATGATGCTCTTCTAACTTATATTCTGGATCACTTAAAATTTTACTATATATTCTTTCTTCCTCATCTATCAATAGATCAAATGGATTTCTACTTAAAACATATGATAATATACCTTTTACAACCGGAGTTGGAGTTAATGATCCATCTTTTAGAGTTTTTAAATCTGAATACTCATCTACTGTTAAAACTTTATTTATTTTATTCTCTATTAGATCAATTACTTTTTTGTCTCTGTAATTTTCTTCTATTATCCAATGACATAGAGTTTTTAAATCATCTATTGCTCTTATATTCTGTTTTTCTCTATATCTTCCTGTAAAAACAGAAACCCAATACCAATATTCCAACTTATCTAATGCTTTTTTACTTGTCCAAATCTCATCTCTACTTAATAAATAAGCTAAAGGAATGAGAGTTAATTCAAAAGATATATCTCCTAATTCAATTATTCCTAATCTTAAATTACAAAAAGCCAATGTTCTCAATATTGAGTCTATTGTTTTCTCTGTTAAACTATTTATTCCTTCAGGTGTCATTTCAAAAATTTTATCTCTTTTTATATGATCAACTTTTAACGATTCATAATCTGTATCAATATGAAAAAATATAGATAGGGTATTTAAGTATTGATTTTTTATTTTTTTACTAATCTCATCATTTAATGTCATCAATCTCAATCCTCTAGCATTCCATTCTTTTTCAACTCCAATTACACTTTCTGGAATAGTGATATCTTTTTCTAAATACTCTCTAACTCTTTGGGTCAAAGCTTTCTCATTAGAATCTTTTGCTGACTTAGCCACTATCAAATCAAAATTATCTAGTGGTGTCCCTCCTTTATTTATTGTCTCAAATATTGCTATTCCTCTACTTATTTCATTTTTTTCTATCTCTATCAAACTAATCTCTTGTCTCAAAAGCTTGTCTAAAAAGTTTCCTACTTTCACTCTCCAGTTAGCACAAATTTCATATTTTAGCTTCTCTTTTAAGTTCTCGTAATCAACTAAAGTACTCAATGAACAAGTTAGCTCTGGTCTTGAAAAATATCTTTGTATTTTTTGAAGTTTTTTAACTTCATCCTCTTCCTCTTCAATCTCTAGAAATATCTCATTTATTCTATTATCTGCTATCCTACTCAATATATACTGTTGTATATTTTTATCTATAACTAATCCATTTAATGGAATCAAATACTCTCTAGCACATTTTTTTATATATTCATTTTTTCTTTCTATATCGTTTAAGATAATCTCTCCACTTGAATTTAAAAATTTGTACTCTGGATGATACCAACAATCTTTCTTAGTTTTTAATATTCTGAAAACCTCTATATTATCTACTACCTCTTGTGGAGTAAATTTTCTTAGATTTTCATTTGCAAAATTTAAATCTTCATATCCAAAAATATCAAAACTATCCTCATCTAAATTCTTCATTCTTAAAAACCAGACATTTCTTAGTTTACCATATAATCTTGTCCAATTATCTTCCCAATTTTTATCAAAAAAATTATAAAATATAGATTTTAATGTACTCATTCTTTGTTGTCCATCTAATAGATAATAACACTCTTCTCTTGCTCCTTCTACTTCTTCTTTAAAGCATAGTTTTCTGTAGTTAAAATCATCTGGACTTCCTTTTAAAAGTAAGATACTACTTATTGGTAGCTCTACAAGAAAAGTAGCTAATAACTCTTTTTGTTGCTTTTCTTCCCAGACAAATTCTCTTTGAAAGTTTGGTAATACTATTTTTCCTTCATTCTCATCTTCAAAAATATCATATAAAGCCCTTACTTTCATATAATTTCTCCTTTTTGATAATTATTTTAAATTATATCCAATATATCAACAACATCATTATTCTCATTTTCAAACTCTGTCATAAATTCCAATATATTTAAAATATAATCTTCGCTGTTTTTGGCATTCAACATTATCTTTTCGTATAGCACCTCTACTCCACCTAATATATAGCTATTAAAATGTTCTAAATCCTTTTCTCCTTCAGGTGTTCCTATATTTTTAAAAGCCTTTTCTATTCTCATTTCCATAGAGCTTTCATATTTTTTATCTCTTAACATTATCAATCTATAATTATATATTGCTTCATCCTTTATTCTTAACATTTGTTCTAAAAATATCTTAGTATTTTCATTTTTACCTTCAGAATTTAGAGAACTATCTATTTTACCTTGACGTTTATATATAAATCCTATTATTGGAGCTAACAAAAAAACATCTAAATTTCTACTTAAAATTTGATACTTCCCATCTCCACCAAACTTTCCAGTTAAATCTTTTACAAATTCTGCGTGTTTTCCTCTAAAAACATATTCCCTCTCAAACATCTTTCCACTTCCTATTTTACATTAGTATTAAATTCATTAATTTTTTCTAAATTGTACATCTTTCCTATCTTATTTTTTAAATTTTCTTTAGCTAAATCACCATCTGTATCTTTTATAAAAAT
This window contains:
- the sbcD gene encoding exonuclease subunit SbcD translates to MKILHTSDWHLGKRLEGSKRIEEQKKFVDTLEKIVNEENPQLILIAGDIFDTPAPSSEAEKLFFDAMKKISNFGKRAIVIIPGNHDSAERLVASKNLAKEFGIIIYEKPFEEKELGKYGEFEIERATQGGALLNIGGERVYIYSLPYMSEAILNDEYRNLFEESDEDLPYTKKIGRVLKYGVSQLENIPKVVMAHLFIMGSIGDGDERGVELGGSKGVDLNDLPDVDYIALGHIHKPVKYSKKRACYSGSPIEYRVTENRYKKKVIIAELKGELQTDIREIELENYKPIKRYEVIGVEEAINLSKELMKVEEWVYLKVETDRYLSGAEIREIKKNKNIVELSIAYQNSEENQEVNYFENGEINIKDSFIEYYKKFDGIEPSEETIDLFMELLGGEE
- a CDS encoding DUF262 domain-containing protein; this translates as MKVRALYDIFEDENEGKIVLPNFQREFVWEEKQQKELLATFLVELPISSILLLKGSPDDFNYRKLCFKEEVEGAREECYYLLDGQQRMSTLKSIFYNFFDKNWEDNWTRLYGKLRNVWFLRMKNLDEDSFDIFGYEDLNFANENLRKFTPQEVVDNIEVFRILKTKKDCWYHPEYKFLNSSGEIILNDIERKNEYIKKCAREYLIPLNGLVIDKNIQQYILSRIADNRINEIFLEIEEEEDEVKKLQKIQRYFSRPELTCSLSTLVDYENLKEKLKYEICANWRVKVGNFLDKLLRQEISLIEIEKNEISRGIAIFETINKGGTPLDNFDLIVAKSAKDSNEKALTQRVREYLEKDITIPESVIGVEKEWNARGLRLMTLNDEISKKIKNQYLNTLSIFFHIDTDYESLKVDHIKRDKIFEMTPEGINSLTEKTIDSILRTLAFCNLRLGIIELGDISFELTLIPLAYLLSRDEIWTSKKALDKLEYWYWVSVFTGRYREKQNIRAIDDLKTLCHWIIEENYRDKKVIDLIENKINKVLTVDEYSDLKTLKDGSLTPTPVVKGILSYVLSRNPFDLLIDEEERIYSKILSDPEYKLEEHHLVPLGGDKKLGELSSKVRNDKSHILNSVLNKTKISKKANRDISNLKISEYISQVKEICRISHCIPINLERGENESLNKYFDRLVGERYIKIRETLLDELHNLKM
- a CDS encoding SMC family ATPase → MRPILLEIEGLQSYKEKQVIDFEKLCENGLFGIFGETGSGKSTILDAMILAIYGDIPRASELANEKNGLKNFLNTSSKKLEIYFKFALGEDTYEIKRKYALGKSKGQDELKTKEQLLIKNGEIIADSSTKIKSQIEEEFGLSIGDFLRTVVLPQGKFSEFVKLKGKDKRIMLEKIFAMERYGQRLQDRIRERVKGLKAKDKELSQEMESFLEVSIEKIQELETLRDERLSIKERKVEEEKEIEKRFVELNSLKKDFEEFSFYSKEKEQLDGERDDIEYKKAKLLCGRNANEVKKVIVEFEEKEEEKKRVIESLTQLRLKEEALLSNIDNLNKEIEKEREKNIEIQDKREKVDYSRDEEEKINEVLKNKEIVKSKEGYLKRIAIEVEELKEIRDRKNIELQAKREELETKSRESLAFPEIDRESIDEYRVKIEGYQRVFESYQEKKQERELNLVRIGKLKEELESLHQEKIELERAVEELESKKRENLAYELAKDLKEGEPCPVCGSIHHMKLEHKESEDIEIIKKELKNLEDKKVNNTVTIGKKNGEIESLERNIERLKVYYEDRLIDEDILKELMTDRDRFQKSLEEEEKRLERLSSAKKELEYLVKGLSESVKNIELELERLVEKNEKQERAYLELEGEIDRLNSEIEKYGEEFLNQDIESLNSRREILRENYKKIEAYDLEMKRLRASIQRGESELQESKKSIDENRMGINRCEVEVKSLDGVIEKLKKQIDELMGKYNFITIEEIEDNCINEIEETSYTQDINSYEDRYQKVTILLKKSEENIAGKEFSIEKWEEIQVVKEGIKEEIVQLIEDLQRLNMDIDEMKKQLALSKEKGKELKELRKELAIAEDLLSKFSSGGFVNYLTTRKLRGVMENASYYVNKITNGRYKLYTDDECDFYVIDVFNEGVKRRVGTLSGGEIFIVSLCLALALSKQLQLKGKVPLEFFFLDEGFGSLDSNLLDKIMEAIESIRREENINIGIITHLEDLKVRIDKKLQVEKAIFGERGTRVKII